A stretch of the TM7 phylum sp. oral taxon 349 genome encodes the following:
- the der gene encoding ribosome biogenesis GTPase Der yields MATKLPTVAIIGRANAGKSSLFNRIMRAQQAIVAREAGTTRDNVIGKARHGQHTFWLVDTAGLKPAEDEFEATIQEQIAEAADAADVILVATDSTEYPNDEDRRVAKTALKSRKPVILLLNKTDLRGSLPDNEFRRLGIKTIIRTSAEHNTGIHELLDAVCTEIPIVHDKSASDSIKVALIGRPNVGKSSLFNTLAGKQQAIVANVAGTTRDLGRVTLGYHGHKIELIDTAGIRRQGKQAVGIEKFSVLRSLQAIEEADICFLLMDVNELNTQLDQRLAGLINDAGKGLVLVVSKWDAAMGKDAYTRDALAPRIANTFDFVPWAPLIFTSSATGQNVTKLFDLALDIQARRQQSTKTRVLNDMLQRAIQAHPPAGLKNSHPKLRYIVHTDTNPPWFVVYGSNLKFVHWSYKRYLERQLRDTYNYTGTPIKLSFRDEKQIKSNRERVAKGLEPVTKAYKRTKETKRHSC; encoded by the coding sequence ATGGCAACGAAACTTCCAACAGTTGCAATCATCGGACGGGCGAATGCTGGTAAAAGCTCGCTATTTAACCGCATTATGCGCGCGCAGCAGGCAATTGTTGCACGCGAAGCAGGAACAACGCGCGATAACGTCATTGGTAAAGCGCGCCACGGACAACACACATTCTGGCTAGTTGATACCGCCGGGCTTAAGCCTGCTGAAGACGAGTTTGAAGCCACAATCCAAGAACAAATCGCCGAAGCCGCCGATGCTGCCGACGTCATCCTCGTCGCCACCGATAGTACTGAATATCCGAACGACGAAGACCGCCGCGTCGCCAAAACTGCCCTTAAAAGCCGCAAACCCGTCATATTATTACTAAATAAAACCGACCTGCGCGGCAGCCTGCCGGACAACGAATTCCGCCGTCTCGGTATCAAAACAATCATCCGCACCAGCGCCGAACATAACACCGGTATCCACGAATTACTTGACGCCGTTTGTACTGAAATCCCAATCGTTCATGACAAGTCCGCAAGCGATAGCATAAAAGTTGCACTCATTGGTCGCCCGAACGTCGGCAAGTCCAGTTTATTTAACACACTCGCCGGCAAACAGCAGGCTATCGTCGCTAATGTCGCTGGTACGACGCGCGACCTTGGGCGTGTTACGCTCGGTTATCACGGACATAAAATTGAACTGATTGATACGGCAGGCATCCGCCGCCAGGGTAAACAAGCGGTCGGCATCGAAAAGTTCAGCGTTTTACGCAGTTTACAAGCCATTGAAGAAGCCGACATCTGCTTCCTATTAATGGACGTTAACGAACTCAACACCCAGCTTGACCAACGCCTTGCCGGACTTATTAACGATGCCGGCAAGGGGCTAGTGCTCGTCGTAAGTAAGTGGGACGCCGCAATGGGTAAGGATGCCTACACGCGCGACGCGCTTGCGCCACGAATTGCCAACACTTTCGATTTCGTACCATGGGCGCCATTGATTTTCACAAGCAGCGCGACAGGGCAGAATGTCACGAAATTATTCGACCTCGCACTTGATATTCAAGCGCGCCGCCAGCAATCCACCAAAACGCGCGTTCTCAACGATATGCTGCAGCGCGCTATTCAAGCACACCCGCCTGCCGGGCTTAAAAATTCACATCCGAAGCTACGTTACATTGTTCATACTGATACCAATCCGCCGTGGTTTGTCGTTTACGGCAGCAACCTAAAATTTGTCCACTGGAGCTACAAACGCTATCTAGAGCGACAGCTCCGCGACACCTACAACTACACCGGTACACCAATCAAACTCAGCTTCCGCGACGAAAAGCAGATCAAATCTAATCGCGAACGTGTTGCCAAAGGCTTAGAGCCAGTCACCAA